From the genome of Deinococcus sp. AJ005, one region includes:
- a CDS encoding AAA family ATPase, translating into MKIKEVVVVKLNGVYNYQVKFHDDINIITGLNGSGKSTFIKLIWYIISGNLERIPAEINVLSAKVITDSYTVSIELTGTPDNDNVIKGRSYKITYKSDKNNREVTIPMSQISANNDLDEINKFVAKQAGSLFFPTYRRVEWGSESSEANRLFNHRVFGEPRSALEVIGTTLDKVSKEISVYKHKFVTSISVDDIIELITEKYANISRINNLVQNQLSETIINKIESHKTENSRESNAIMQSIKNDIETSNSRREKNMMPLTQFSELAGDVLGNKKVKITRFITLGDERNKEVPAYLLSAGEKQMIGFLCYNALYQNIPIIIDEPELSLHTDWQRTLFPLLLSQHTKNQFIVVTHSPFIYSKYRDREIIFNKDRGDTESQDEIDSISTSFKHGENE; encoded by the coding sequence ATGAAAATTAAGGAAGTTGTTGTCGTGAAACTAAACGGTGTCTATAACTATCAAGTTAAATTTCATGATGATATAAATATCATTACCGGGTTGAATGGTTCTGGTAAGTCTACTTTCATAAAACTTATATGGTATATTATCAGTGGAAATTTAGAGAGAATTCCCGCAGAAATTAATGTTTTATCAGCGAAAGTTATTACTGACTCCTATACTGTAAGCATCGAACTTACCGGCACTCCAGATAACGATAATGTCATTAAAGGCAGATCGTATAAAATTACCTATAAATCTGATAAAAACAACAGAGAAGTTACTATACCTATGTCTCAAATCTCCGCTAATAATGATCTAGATGAGATCAACAAATTCGTTGCGAAGCAAGCTGGGTCACTCTTCTTCCCAACATATAGAAGAGTTGAATGGGGAAGTGAGTCTAGTGAGGCAAATAGATTATTCAATCATAGAGTGTTTGGTGAGCCTAGATCTGCTTTAGAAGTAATTGGAACAACATTAGACAAAGTTTCAAAAGAAATTTCGGTATATAAACATAAATTTGTGACTTCAATTTCAGTTGATGATATCATTGAACTAATAACAGAAAAATACGCAAATATTTCTCGAATTAATAATTTAGTCCAAAATCAGTTATCTGAAACCATAATCAACAAGATCGAAAGCCACAAAACTGAGAATAGTCGTGAAAGTAATGCTATTATGCAGTCCATCAAGAATGATATCGAAACATCAAATTCACGTAGAGAAAAGAATATGATGCCTTTAACACAATTTAGCGAATTAGCTGGGGACGTTCTGGGTAATAAAAAAGTCAAAATAACAAGATTCATCACTTTAGGAGATGAAAGAAATAAGGAAGTTCCTGCTTATCTACTGTCGGCAGGGGAAAAGCAGATGATTGGCTTTCTGTGTTACAATGCGTTATACCAAAATATACCAATAATTATAGACGAGCCAGAATTAAGCTTACACACAGATTGGCAGCGCACATTATTTCCCTTATTATTATCACAGCATACCAAAAATCAATTTATTGTAGTTACTCATTCTCCATTTATATATTCTAAATATAGAGATAGAGAGATTATATTCAATAAAGATCGTGGAGACACTGAATCCCAAGACGAAATTGACTCTATTTCAACATCTTTTAAACATGGCGAGAATGAGTAA
- a CDS encoding DUF4435 domain-containing protein has translation MSKKGRDGLEPEIIISTLKHTNIPTLLVEGTGDVGIYRWLEKRLGVGKVDILQCGGRSDLLEIYSRRGEFDTKPVVFLADLDDYIYFGVNIKYNEIIFTSGYSIENDIICDNSIDYLFDESEKSDFENALTRMIEIYSEKVSRRSSDPSEDLALHPSTYYDFERSAFITSNIFEQYQKDELWFDHIKADPKILIRGKNIVSLYAAILSRTSRQSKFSKANIVEIHLKQSALPMPIARTLVKIRYKFRALGIAI, from the coding sequence ATGAGTAAGAAGGGACGCGACGGACTGGAGCCTGAAATAATAATCTCAACACTTAAGCATACAAATATACCAACTCTTCTTGTAGAGGGTACAGGTGATGTAGGTATCTACAGATGGCTAGAAAAAAGATTAGGTGTAGGCAAGGTTGATATTTTACAATGTGGTGGCCGCTCAGATTTACTCGAAATTTACTCTAGGAGAGGGGAGTTTGATACTAAGCCAGTGGTCTTTCTAGCGGATTTGGACGACTACATTTATTTCGGTGTGAATATAAAATATAATGAAATCATATTTACTAGCGGTTATTCAATTGAAAACGATATCATCTGTGATAATAGTATTGATTATTTATTTGATGAGTCTGAAAAAAGTGATTTTGAAAATGCTTTGACAAGGATGATCGAGATATACTCGGAGAAGGTTTCCCGACGCAGTTCTGATCCATCAGAGGACTTGGCACTTCATCCTAGCACCTATTATGATTTTGAACGCTCCGCTTTCATAACCTCAAATATATTTGAACAGTATCAGAAAGATGAGCTATGGTTTGATCATATTAAAGCTGATCCAAAAATCCTTATAAGAGGTAAAAATATTGTAAGTTTGTATGCAGCAATTTTATCGCGCACATCACGTCAGTCAAAGTTCTCGAAGGCTAATATAGTCGAAATACATCTCAAGCAGAGCGCGTTACCCATGCCTATCGCGAGAACACTGGTTAAAATACGATACAAATTCAGGGCTTTGGGTATAGCGATCTAA
- the aceE gene encoding pyruvate dehydrogenase (acetyl-transferring), homodimeric type — MTKQPPNRPPRAGLPSQERDSVNHIETQEWLDSLAYVFADAGDNRAAELLTELDHYAYFQGAPIEFKQNTPYINTIDVDAQPEYPGNEALELKFRNAIRWNSVIMVLRANKASDGIGGHLATYASAAELLEVGFNHFFRGPEAGPDRDMVFFQGHASPGVYARSFLEGRWGEDRMNRFRRELSPDGPGLASYPHPWLMPDYWEFPTVSMGLGPIQAIYQARYIKYLENRSLKPKGDARVWAFLGDGEMDEPQSIGAIRFAAYENLDNLIFVLNANLQRLDGPVRANSKVIQEFEALFRGAGWNVIKVIWDGKWDELLQKDYNGTIVKRFELLVDGESQRYAAFGGKELREKFFNTPELKRLIEGWSDADLELLNRGGHDVHKIYAAYKAATEHKGSPTLIIPRTVKGYGLGESAQARNVAHNVKKLDVASLMALRTLLELPLTDEQVEHLEYYNPGPESPEVKYALERRAALSGLVPSRHVEYPHPTVPTGEFYEEFAGGSKGRAVSTTMAAVSILSKLLRDKEIGKYIVPIVPDEARTFGMDALVPRIGIYSPRGQTYTPVDSGSLMVYKESIDGQMLEEGLTEDGAMSSWIAAATSYANHGVPTIPFYVFYSMFGMQRIGDLVWAAADQMARGFLLGATAGRTTLNGEGLQHQDGNSHLQGYVVPNMKTYDPAFAYELAVIIEAGIQRMYVDGINEFYYITVDNENEIQPAMPDDGRTHEEIHDGILKGMYLFQRNANKKAKLRAQILASGPAMDAAQKAIEMLADYGVAADLWSVTSYKELHQDALLTQRHNMLHPTETPKVSYVAEQLTPENAPGVLISVSDYVKLGADGLNGHLDRKLWTLGTDGFGRSEGRAELRDFFEVDAKHVVVATLYALQRDGKVKGDVVAKAIADLGIDPERAAPVLR; from the coding sequence ATGACGAAACAGCCGCCCAACCGCCCGCCGCGCGCGGGACTTCCTTCGCAGGAACGCGATTCGGTCAACCACATAGAGACGCAGGAGTGGCTCGATTCTCTGGCCTATGTGTTTGCCGACGCGGGCGACAACCGCGCGGCGGAACTGCTGACCGAACTGGACCACTACGCCTATTTTCAGGGCGCACCCATCGAGTTCAAGCAGAACACGCCGTACATCAACACCATTGATGTGGACGCGCAGCCCGAGTACCCCGGCAACGAGGCGCTGGAGCTGAAGTTCCGCAACGCGATCCGCTGGAACTCGGTGATCATGGTGCTGCGCGCCAACAAGGCCAGCGACGGCATCGGCGGCCACCTCGCCACCTACGCCAGCGCCGCCGAGCTGCTGGAAGTCGGCTTTAACCACTTCTTCCGGGGGCCGGAAGCCGGGCCAGACCGCGACATGGTGTTCTTCCAGGGCCACGCCAGCCCCGGCGTGTACGCCCGCAGCTTCCTGGAAGGCCGCTGGGGCGAGGACCGCATGAACCGTTTCCGGCGCGAACTGTCGCCCGACGGCCCCGGCCTCGCCAGCTACCCCCACCCCTGGCTGATGCCCGACTACTGGGAATTTCCCACCGTCAGCATGGGCCTCGGCCCCATTCAGGCCATTTATCAGGCGCGCTACATCAAGTATCTGGAAAACCGCAGCCTCAAGCCCAAGGGCGACGCCCGCGTCTGGGCCTTCCTGGGCGACGGCGAGATGGACGAGCCGCAGAGCATCGGCGCGATCCGCTTTGCCGCCTACGAGAACCTGGACAACCTGATCTTCGTCCTCAACGCCAACCTCCAGCGCTTGGACGGCCCGGTGCGCGCCAACTCCAAGGTCATCCAGGAGTTCGAGGCGCTGTTCCGGGGCGCGGGCTGGAATGTCATCAAGGTGATCTGGGACGGCAAGTGGGACGAGCTGCTTCAGAAGGACTACAACGGCACCATCGTCAAGCGCTTTGAGTTGCTGGTAGACGGCGAATCGCAGCGTTACGCGGCCTTCGGCGGCAAGGAGCTGCGCGAGAAGTTCTTCAACACCCCCGAACTCAAGCGCCTGATCGAAGGCTGGAGTGATGCCGATCTGGAGCTGCTGAACCGGGGCGGCCACGACGTCCACAAGATCTACGCCGCCTACAAGGCCGCCACCGAACACAAGGGCAGCCCCACCCTGATCATCCCGCGCACCGTCAAGGGCTACGGCCTGGGCGAGAGCGCGCAGGCCCGCAACGTGGCCCACAACGTCAAGAAGCTGGACGTGGCCAGCCTGATGGCCCTGCGGACGCTGCTGGAACTGCCCCTGACCGACGAGCAAGTCGAGCATCTGGAGTACTACAACCCCGGCCCCGAAAGCCCGGAGGTCAAGTACGCGCTGGAACGCCGCGCCGCGCTGAGCGGTCTGGTGCCCTCGCGCCACGTCGAGTACCCGCACCCCACGGTGCCCACCGGCGAGTTCTACGAGGAATTCGCGGGCGGCAGCAAGGGCCGCGCCGTGTCCACCACGATGGCCGCCGTCTCGATCCTCAGCAAGCTGCTGCGCGACAAGGAAATCGGCAAGTACATCGTGCCCATCGTGCCCGACGAGGCCCGCACCTTCGGCATGGACGCGCTGGTCCCGCGCATCGGGATTTACAGCCCGCGCGGCCAGACCTACACCCCTGTCGATAGCGGCTCATTGATGGTCTACAAGGAAAGCATCGACGGCCAGATGCTGGAAGAGGGGCTGACCGAGGACGGCGCGATGTCCTCGTGGATCGCCGCCGCCACCAGTTACGCCAACCACGGCGTGCCCACCATTCCCTTCTATGTCTTCTATTCCATGTTCGGCATGCAGCGCATCGGCGATCTGGTGTGGGCTGCCGCCGATCAGATGGCACGCGGCTTCCTGCTGGGCGCGACTGCCGGGCGCACCACCCTCAACGGCGAGGGTTTGCAGCATCAGGACGGCAACAGCCACCTCCAGGGCTACGTGGTCCCCAACATGAAAACCTACGATCCGGCCTTCGCCTACGAGCTGGCGGTGATCATCGAGGCGGGCATCCAGCGCATGTACGTGGACGGCATCAACGAGTTCTATTACATCACCGTGGACAACGAGAACGAGATTCAGCCCGCCATGCCCGACGACGGGCGCACCCACGAAGAAATCCACGACGGGATTCTCAAGGGCATGTACCTGTTCCAGCGCAACGCCAATAAAAAGGCCAAGCTGCGCGCCCAGATTCTTGCCAGCGGTCCCGCAATGGACGCCGCCCAGAAGGCCATAGAGATGCTGGCCGACTACGGCGTGGCCGCAGACCTGTGGAGCGTCACCAGCTACAAGGAACTGCATCAGGACGCCCTGCTGACCCAGCGCCACAACATGCTGCACCCCACCGAGACGCCGAAGGTCAGCTACGTGGCCGAGCAACTGACCCCCGAGAACGCTCCCGGCGTCCTGATCAGCGTCAGCGATTACGTGAAGCTGGGCGCGGACGGTCTGAACGGCCACCTGGACCGCAAGCTGTGGACCCTGGGCACCGACGGCTTTGGCCGCAGCGAGGGCCGCGCCGAACTGCGCGACTTCTTCGAGGTAGACGCCAAGCACGTCGTCGTGGCGACCCTCTACGCCCTCCAGCGCGACGGCAAGGTCAAGGGCGACGTGGTGGCCAAGGCGATTGCCGATCTGGGCATCGATCCCGAACGCGCCGCACCCGTCCTGCGCTAA
- a CDS encoding 2-oxo acid dehydrogenase subunit E2, producing the protein MATELKLPDVGDNIEKGTVVTVLVKAGDTIAEGDPIIEIETDKAVIEVPASEGGTVEAVSVNVGDTVNVGGVILTLSGGGAAPAAAAPAQAEAPKAEAPRQEAAAPAAPASAPASSGGGSTIVALPDVGDNIEKGTVVTVLVNVGDTVKEGDPVIEIETDKAVIEVPSSASGTVESIGVAVGDTVNVGGTILTLSGGAGGAAAPAPAQGGGDQAANVESSATASDPATANRVAQAQQESQKAQAAAPVASVNHDKMPAAAGAVTQAPGAQRPYNTQTYDGRTVVPAAPSVRRMAREIGVDIHDVHGTGIAGRISEEDVRRTAGTPSVQPAAASAAGSSAPAAAPAQVQAAPLPNFEKWGTVKREDMSGIRKATVRSMTASWSSIPMVTHFDKADVTAMEETRKRFGARVEKAGGKLTMTHILMKVVANALRQFPKFGASLDLEAQQVVFKDYINIGVAVDTPVGLLVPVVKDADRKSITELVLELAELAGRARERKLKPDEMSGATFTISNLGGIGGHAFTPIVNSPEVAILGVSRGGLEPVWNKETNAFEPRNMLPLSLTYDHRLIDGADAARFVRFIAEALEDPFLISL; encoded by the coding sequence ATGGCGACAGAACTGAAACTCCCCGACGTCGGGGACAACATCGAGAAGGGAACCGTCGTCACCGTGCTGGTCAAGGCTGGGGACACCATCGCCGAGGGCGATCCGATCATCGAGATCGAGACGGATAAAGCGGTCATTGAGGTTCCGGCCAGCGAGGGCGGCACGGTGGAAGCCGTGTCGGTCAATGTGGGCGACACCGTGAACGTGGGCGGCGTGATCCTGACCCTGAGCGGCGGCGGTGCGGCTCCGGCGGCAGCGGCTCCCGCACAGGCTGAAGCACCCAAAGCCGAAGCGCCCAGGCAGGAAGCGGCGGCCCCAGCCGCGCCTGCATCTGCTCCGGCCAGCTCCGGCGGCGGCAGCACCATCGTCGCGCTGCCCGATGTGGGCGACAACATTGAGAAGGGAACCGTCGTGACTGTGCTGGTCAACGTGGGCGATACCGTCAAGGAAGGCGATCCGGTCATCGAGATCGAGACCGACAAGGCCGTGATCGAGGTTCCCTCCAGCGCGAGCGGCACGGTGGAAAGCATCGGCGTGGCAGTGGGTGACACCGTGAACGTGGGCGGCACCATCCTCACTCTGTCGGGCGGCGCAGGTGGCGCAGCGGCTCCAGCTCCGGCGCAGGGCGGCGGCGATCAGGCGGCCAATGTGGAGTCCAGCGCCACGGCTTCTGACCCGGCCACGGCCAACCGCGTGGCGCAGGCCCAGCAGGAATCGCAGAAGGCGCAGGCCGCAGCTCCCGTCGCTTCTGTCAATCACGACAAGATGCCCGCCGCCGCCGGAGCCGTCACCCAGGCCCCCGGCGCGCAGCGTCCTTATAACACCCAGACCTACGACGGGCGCACGGTTGTTCCCGCCGCCCCCAGCGTGCGCCGCATGGCCCGCGAGATCGGTGTGGACATCCACGACGTTCACGGCACCGGGATCGCCGGACGCATCAGCGAGGAAGACGTGCGCCGCACTGCCGGAACGCCCAGCGTGCAACCCGCTGCCGCCTCTGCCGCTGGCAGCAGTGCCCCCGCCGCTGCCCCAGCACAGGTTCAGGCCGCGCCGCTGCCCAATTTCGAGAAGTGGGGCACGGTCAAGCGCGAAGACATGTCCGGCATTCGCAAGGCCACCGTACGCTCCATGACCGCCTCGTGGTCAAGTATTCCGATGGTCACCCACTTCGACAAGGCTGACGTGACCGCGATGGAAGAAACCCGCAAGCGCTTCGGCGCGCGGGTAGAAAAGGCGGGCGGCAAGCTGACCATGACCCACATCCTGATGAAAGTCGTGGCGAACGCCCTGCGCCAGTTCCCCAAATTCGGCGCGAGCCTGGATCTGGAAGCGCAGCAGGTGGTCTTCAAGGACTACATCAACATCGGCGTGGCGGTGGATACCCCGGTGGGTCTGCTGGTGCCAGTGGTCAAGGACGCCGACCGCAAGAGCATCACCGAGCTGGTGCTGGAGCTGGCCGAACTGGCGGGCCGGGCACGCGAACGCAAGCTCAAGCCCGATGAGATGTCGGGGGCCACCTTCACGATTTCCAACCTGGGCGGCATCGGCGGCCACGCCTTCACCCCGATCGTCAACAGCCCCGAAGTCGCCATCCTGGGCGTCTCGCGCGGCGGCCTGGAGCCGGTCTGGAACAAGGAAACAAACGCCTTCGAGCCGCGCAACATGCTGCCCCTGTCGCTGACTTACGATCACCGCCTGATCGACGGCGCAGATGCGGCCCGCTTTGTGCGCTTCATTGCCGAAGCGCTGGAAGACCCCTTCCTGATCTCGCTGTAA
- the pta gene encoding phosphate acetyltransferase has protein sequence MKTLFIAPTRNAVGLSSTALGLTRALERQGLKVAFLKPIAQTHESATDDSVHFARVLAHLKTPDPIPLSRAEDQLSHGAEEELMENVIALSRAATDGFGADVLIAEGLALTERNVYAGALNASLARNLEASTVLVSSLSGVTAGTLADELEIAAQNYRRSDGTGLSGYVLNFAPKELDFGGLMAELRARSPLLASGELPLLGVVAQSPALAAPRTLDVARHLEAEVLNEGEAQLRRVTSTVVTARTVPRMAHLFVPGALVVTPGDREDVIMAASLAHLSGVPLAGLMYTSDSGPEDSIEKLCWASLTSSLPVMRVKTNSFNTASRLSRMDARVPHDDTQRMDHTLDFIADRLDLAALKTRIRTPDVVGERRLPPSAFRYELIQRARAANRRIVLPEGDEPRTIRAAIRCVEKGIARPLLLASPEKVRQVADGLALILPPGLEIIDPDTIRSRYVAPMVELRKSKGLTAPQAEAQLEDAVVLGTMMLALGEVDGLVSGAVHTTANTVRPAMQLIKTAPGAALISSVFFMLMPEQVLVYGDAAINPNPNAEELADIAIQSADSALAFGITPRIAMLSYSTGESGSGDEVEKVRVATKLVQERRPDLMVDGPMQYDAASVMSVGRQKAPDSPVAGRATVFIFPDLNTGNTTYKAVQRAAGVVAVGPMLQGLRKPVNDLSRGALVDDIVYTIALTAIQAAQVEAARLEKA, from the coding sequence ATGAAAACCCTCTTCATCGCCCCCACCCGCAACGCCGTGGGCCTGTCCAGCACGGCGCTGGGCCTGACCCGCGCGCTGGAACGGCAGGGCTTGAAAGTCGCCTTCCTGAAGCCCATCGCGCAGACGCACGAGAGCGCCACCGACGACAGCGTGCATTTTGCCCGCGTGCTGGCCCACCTGAAAACCCCCGATCCGATTCCCCTGTCCAGGGCTGAGGACCAGCTCAGCCACGGCGCGGAAGAGGAATTGATGGAAAACGTGATCGCCCTGTCGCGCGCGGCCACCGACGGCTTCGGCGCAGATGTGCTGATCGCCGAGGGGCTGGCCCTGACCGAGCGCAACGTGTACGCGGGCGCATTGAATGCCAGCTTGGCGCGCAACCTGGAGGCCAGTACCGTTCTGGTGTCCAGTCTCAGCGGCGTGACGGCAGGGACACTGGCCGACGAACTGGAAATCGCCGCCCAGAATTATCGCCGCAGCGACGGCACCGGGCTGTCAGGCTACGTGCTGAACTTTGCGCCTAAAGAGCTGGATTTTGGTGGCCTGATGGCCGAGTTGCGGGCGCGCAGTCCGCTGCTGGCGAGTGGGGAATTGCCGCTGCTGGGCGTGGTGGCGCAGTCGCCCGCGCTGGCCGCCCCGCGCACGCTGGACGTGGCCCGCCATCTGGAAGCCGAGGTGCTGAACGAGGGCGAGGCCCAGCTCCGACGCGTCACCAGCACCGTGGTCACCGCCCGCACCGTGCCGCGCATGGCCCACCTGTTTGTTCCCGGCGCACTGGTGGTCACCCCCGGAGACCGCGAGGACGTGATCATGGCCGCGTCGCTGGCGCACCTGAGCGGCGTGCCGCTGGCGGGCCTGATGTACACCTCGGACAGTGGGCCGGAGGACAGCATTGAAAAGCTGTGCTGGGCGTCACTGACCTCCAGCCTGCCCGTCATGCGGGTGAAGACCAATTCCTTCAATACCGCCTCGCGGCTCTCGCGCATGGACGCCCGCGTGCCGCACGACGACACCCAGCGCATGGACCACACGCTGGACTTCATCGCGGACCGTCTGGATCTGGCCGCCCTGAAAACCCGCATCCGCACGCCGGACGTAGTGGGCGAGCGCCGTCTTCCCCCCAGCGCCTTTCGCTACGAGTTGATTCAACGCGCCCGCGCGGCCAACAGGCGCATTGTGCTGCCCGAGGGCGACGAACCCCGCACCATCCGCGCCGCCATCCGCTGCGTGGAAAAGGGCATCGCCCGCCCGCTGCTGCTGGCCTCGCCCGAAAAGGTGCGTCAGGTGGCCGACGGGCTGGCGCTGATTCTGCCACCGGGGCTGGAAATCATTGACCCGGACACCATCCGCTCCAGGTACGTGGCCCCGATGGTGGAACTTCGCAAGAGCAAGGGCCTGACCGCCCCGCAGGCCGAGGCGCAACTGGAAGACGCCGTGGTGCTGGGCACCATGATGCTGGCGCTGGGCGAGGTGGACGGGCTGGTGTCCGGCGCGGTGCATACCACCGCCAACACCGTGCGCCCCGCCATGCAACTGATCAAAACTGCCCCCGGCGCGGCGCTGATTTCCTCGGTGTTCTTCATGCTGATGCCCGAGCAGGTGCTGGTCTACGGCGACGCGGCCATTAACCCCAACCCCAACGCCGAGGAACTGGCCGACATCGCCATCCAGAGTGCCGACAGCGCCCTGGCCTTCGGCATCACGCCGCGCATTGCCATGCTGTCTTACAGCACAGGCGAGAGTGGCAGTGGCGATGAGGTGGAAAAGGTGCGTGTGGCGACCAAGCTGGTCCAGGAACGCCGCCCGGACCTGATGGTGGACGGCCCTATGCAGTACGACGCCGCCAGCGTGATGAGCGTGGGCCGCCAGAAGGCCCCGGACAGCCCCGTGGCAGGCCGCGCCACCGTGTTCATCTTCCCCGACTTGAACACGGGCAACACCACCTACAAGGCCGTGCAGCGCGCGGCGGGCGTGGTGGCGGTGGGGCCGATGCTTCAGGGCTTACGTAAGCCGGTCAATGACCTGTCGCGTGGGGCGTTGGTGGACGACATCGTGTACACCATTGCGCTGACGGCGATTCAGGCGGCGCAGGTGGAAGCGGCGCGGTTGGAAAAAGCCTGA
- a CDS encoding acetate kinase, with translation MWTLVLNSGSSSLKFAVIDPASGETRLSGLAERLGAEAASMRLDSTQQDGSSKRQTHSLNGGSYAEAMRLVLNELDVLGLRQDVRAVGHRVVHGGSRFSAPAPITPEVLEAIRDCVPLAPLHNPANIAGIEAAMNAFPGLPQVAVFDTAFHQTLPEVAYRYAVPEEWYRQHGVRRYGFHGISHAFVAGEAARTLDRPLSDLNLITAHLGNGCSVCAVLGGRSVDSSMGLTPLEGLVMGTRSGNVDPGLHDYLARVSGLTLTQITAALNRESGLLALSGLTNDMRELEEAAARGHDGARLAVEIFVYRLAQGIAAMAVALGRVDGLVFTGGIGENSATVRAATLARLPLLGFGLDEAANTAAVRGQGGLISSPETLPALVVNTNEEWMIARETAEVLSLTPR, from the coding sequence ATGTGGACCCTGGTTCTCAACAGCGGCAGCAGCAGCCTCAAATTCGCCGTCATTGACCCGGCCTCCGGTGAAACGCGTTTAAGCGGGCTGGCCGAGCGGCTGGGCGCGGAGGCGGCATCCATGCGGCTGGACTCTACCCAGCAGGATGGCAGCAGCAAGCGGCAGACCCATTCCCTGAACGGCGGCAGTTACGCTGAGGCCATGCGGCTGGTGCTGAACGAACTGGACGTGCTGGGCTTGCGCCAGGACGTGCGGGCGGTGGGCCACCGTGTCGTGCATGGTGGCAGCCGCTTCAGCGCCCCCGCCCCCATCACCCCTGAGGTGCTGGAGGCCATCCGCGACTGCGTGCCGCTTGCGCCGCTGCATAACCCGGCGAATATCGCGGGTATTGAGGCCGCCATGAACGCCTTTCCGGGGCTGCCGCAGGTGGCCGTGTTTGACACCGCCTTTCACCAGACCCTGCCCGAAGTCGCCTACCGCTACGCCGTGCCAGAGGAGTGGTACCGGCAACATGGCGTCCGGCGCTACGGCTTTCACGGCATCAGCCACGCGTTTGTGGCTGGGGAGGCGGCGCGGACGCTGGACCGTCCACTCTCGGACCTCAATCTGATCACCGCCCACCTGGGCAACGGCTGTAGCGTCTGCGCGGTTCTCGGCGGGCGCAGTGTGGACAGCAGCATGGGCCTGACCCCGCTGGAAGGTCTGGTGATGGGAACCCGCAGCGGCAACGTGGACCCCGGCCTGCACGACTATCTGGCCCGCGTGTCCGGCCTGACCCTGACCCAGATCACGGCGGCCCTGAACCGTGAAAGTGGCCTGCTGGCCCTGTCCGGCCTGACCAACGACATGCGCGAGCTGGAGGAAGCGGCGGCGCGTGGACATGACGGCGCGAGGCTGGCCGTGGAAATCTTCGTCTACCGGCTGGCGCAGGGCATTGCAGCGATGGCCGTCGCCCTGGGCCGCGTGGACGGTCTGGTCTTCACCGGAGGCATCGGCGAGAACAGTGCCACGGTGCGCGCGGCAACGCTGGCCCGCCTGCCGCTCCTCGGGTTCGGGTTAGACGAGGCCGCCAACACGGCAGCCGTGCGCGGTCAAGGTGGCTTAATCAGCTCCCCCGAAACCCTCCCGGCCCTGGTGGTCAACACCAACGAGGAATGGATGATCGCCCGCGAGACGGCGGAAGTCCTGTCGCTCACGCCCCGCTGA
- a CDS encoding aminopeptidase, with protein MRPARVALITVGVVALVAALSACSDVRYLAQAAGGQLDLLQRARPIADVLADSATDAEVRRKLELVGRVRAFAIGELGLPDHGSFLKYVDVGRPAVVWNVFSAPPDSIHLLTSCFPIAGCVTYRGYFHEAAARAYADKRRAAGDDVSVGGVSAYSTLGYLKDPVLSTMLNSGDANLIRTVIHELAHPALYVKDDTVFNESFATSVEEAGMRRWLKEYGTPELAEADRLAQARAAGFEKLLLQTRGELEALYSQKLPAAEIQTRKAQIIQTLNDRYVALKASWDGYAGYDGWFRRGANNASLGAVAAYATLVPDFLALLERNGGDIPKFIGAAAECAKRPSAERQSCLKGG; from the coding sequence ATGCGGCCCGCTAGAGTTGCGCTGATCACTGTTGGAGTCGTGGCGCTGGTGGCCGCGCTCTCGGCCTGCTCGGACGTGCGCTATCTGGCGCAGGCGGCGGGCGGGCAACTGGACCTGCTTCAGCGGGCGCGGCCCATTGCCGATGTGCTGGCCGATTCTGCCACCGACGCGGAGGTGCGCCGCAAGCTGGAACTGGTGGGCCGGGTGCGGGCCTTTGCGATAGGCGAACTGGGCCTGCCCGATCACGGCTCGTTCCTCAAGTATGTGGACGTGGGACGGCCTGCCGTGGTCTGGAACGTGTTTTCCGCGCCGCCCGACAGCATTCACCTGCTCACCTCCTGCTTTCCCATCGCGGGCTGCGTGACCTACCGGGGCTACTTCCACGAGGCTGCCGCGCGGGCCTACGCCGACAAGCGCCGCGCGGCAGGGGACGACGTGAGCGTGGGCGGCGTCAGCGCCTACAGCACGCTGGGCTACCTGAAAGACCCGGTGCTGTCCACCATGCTGAATTCCGGCGACGCCAACCTGATCCGCACCGTCATTCATGAACTGGCGCACCCGGCGCTGTACGTCAAGGACGACACTGTGTTCAACGAATCCTTCGCCACCTCAGTTGAAGAGGCGGGGATGCGGCGCTGGCTGAAGGAATACGGCACCCCCGAACTGGCTGAGGCAGATCGGCTTGCACAGGCCAGGGCCGCAGGTTTCGAGAAACTGCTGCTGCAAACACGCGGCGAGCTGGAAGCCCTGTACTCCCAGAAGCTGCCCGCCGCCGAAATCCAGACCCGCAAGGCGCAGATCATCCAGACCCTGAATGACCGTTACGTCGCCCTCAAGGCCAGTTGGGACGGTTACGCGGGTTACGACGGCTGGTTCAGGCGTGGCGCCAACAACGCCTCGCTGGGTGCGGTGGCCGCCTACGCGACGCTGGTGCCGGACTTCCTGGCCCTGCTGGAACGCAACGGGGGCGATATTCCGAAGTTTATCGGGGCGGCTGCCGAATGTGCCAAACGCCCGAGCGCAGAGCGGCAGAGTTGTCTGAAGGGTGGGTAG